One window from the genome of Synechococcus sp. PROS-7-1 encodes:
- a CDS encoding RluA family pseudouridine synthase, whose product MVVDKPAGLLCQPGLGTHQQDSLISRLQLACPDLRLVHRLDRDTSGLVLLAKDPGTHRLLGALFAARRVRKLYLADVQGQMGTLSGRIDLPLARLKRQPPTYGIHPDGKACLTLWRRLQLMENSTRLWLCPRTGRSHQLRAHLAALHHPIIGDPIYNPGCAAGGLRLRAMALRFPDPDDPRHPLRVRAPEPAWAHR is encoded by the coding sequence ATGGTGGTGGACAAACCGGCAGGACTGCTGTGCCAACCCGGTCTGGGGACTCACCAGCAGGATTCGCTGATCAGTCGCCTTCAGCTTGCGTGCCCAGATCTACGCCTGGTGCATCGCCTCGATCGCGACACCTCGGGACTCGTGCTTCTGGCGAAGGACCCAGGCACACACCGGTTGTTGGGGGCTTTGTTTGCAGCGCGAAGGGTCAGAAAGCTGTACCTCGCCGATGTTCAGGGACAGATGGGGACTCTCAGCGGACGGATTGATCTCCCTTTGGCGCGTCTGAAGCGTCAACCGCCCACCTACGGCATTCATCCCGATGGGAAGGCATGCCTCACGCTGTGGCGTCGTTTGCAATTGATGGAGAACAGCACGCGTCTCTGGCTCTGCCCAAGAACCGGCCGGTCCCATCAGCTACGCGCCCATCTGGCAGCCCTGCACCATCCGATCATCGGGGACCCGATCTACAACCCAGGGTGTGCAGCCGGGGGGCTGCGGCTCAGGGCGATGGCCTTGCGTTTTCCTGATCCTGATGATCCCCGCCATCCGTTGCGGGTGCGTGCTCCTGAGCCAGCCTGGGCCCACCGTTAA
- a CDS encoding MTH1187 family thiamine-binding protein produces the protein MRVSVDLCLVPLGVGVSLAPYVAVCQEVIEASGLEHQLGPDGTAIEGDWDAVFACVKACHERLHHSGVPRIHATLRVNTRIDREQSFRDKVASVQRLNQ, from the coding sequence ATGCGCGTGAGCGTTGATCTCTGCCTCGTGCCGCTCGGTGTGGGGGTGTCCCTTGCGCCCTACGTAGCGGTTTGCCAGGAGGTGATTGAGGCTTCGGGTCTTGAGCATCAGCTGGGGCCCGATGGGACAGCGATTGAGGGTGATTGGGATGCCGTTTTTGCCTGCGTCAAGGCTTGTCATGAGCGCTTGCATCACAGCGGGGTTCCGAGGATCCATGCCACGTTGCGCGTCAACACGCGCATTGATCGCGAGCAGTCCTTCCGGGACAAGGTGGCCAGCGTTCAGCGGTTGAATCAGTAG
- a CDS encoding 2Fe-2S iron-sulfur cluster-binding protein encodes MASFTITLEGGKSFSCADDQYILDAAEEQGVDLPYSCRAGACSTCAGKVLSGSVDQSDQSFLDDEQMGNGYALLCVSYPMADCTIKPEVEDEL; translated from the coding sequence ATGGCATCCTTCACCATCACCCTTGAGGGCGGAAAGAGCTTTTCCTGCGCAGACGATCAATACATCCTTGATGCCGCAGAAGAGCAGGGTGTCGACCTTCCTTATTCTTGCCGTGCCGGTGCTTGCAGCACCTGTGCCGGCAAGGTGTTGAGCGGAAGCGTTGATCAGTCAGATCAAAGCTTCCTGGATGATGAGCAGATGGGGAATGGTTACGCCCTGCTCTGCGTCAGCTACCCCATGGCTGATTGCACCATCAAGCCTGAGGTCGAAGACGAGCTCTGA
- a CDS encoding Nif11-like leader peptide family natural product precursor translates to MSLQDLDAFLRLRETDAALAASLAEPVSVEALIELAREHGLHITEEDVFSAQAREEAHAPSAELQRRMAEDSRRLRHFIQG, encoded by the coding sequence ATGTCGCTCCAAGATCTTGATGCCTTCCTACGCCTCCGTGAGACCGACGCGGCTCTGGCAGCCAGCTTGGCCGAGCCTGTGTCTGTTGAAGCTCTGATCGAGCTCGCTCGTGAGCACGGCCTTCACATCACCGAGGAGGATGTGTTCTCTGCTCAGGCCAGGGAAGAGGCTCATGCCCCGTCGGCTGAGTTGCAACGCAGGATGGCTGAAGACTCCAGGCGATTGCGCCATTTCATTCAGGGTTGA
- a CDS encoding signal protein, producing the protein MRERLLLLIPVAGFSCLLVLFMVFWQAIQYQNNRLQGLTNRLKDLEQREEVNSRQLLEQQLGMLKTRQQKLQTDIQSLQSFQRESAKREVRLLESLSQGDTLPSTPKGRSADEPAIPNPVTTDPSAPSP; encoded by the coding sequence ATGCGTGAGCGCCTCCTGCTCTTGATTCCAGTTGCCGGCTTCAGCTGTTTGCTGGTGTTATTCATGGTGTTCTGGCAAGCCATCCAATACCAGAACAACCGATTGCAGGGCCTCACGAATCGCTTGAAAGATCTCGAACAACGCGAAGAAGTGAACAGCCGGCAGCTCTTGGAGCAGCAGCTGGGCATGTTGAAGACCCGTCAACAGAAGCTGCAAACAGACATCCAAAGCTTGCAGAGCTTTCAGCGTGAATCCGCCAAACGGGAGGTGCGCTTGCTGGAGAGCCTCAGCCAAGGCGACACCCTTCCATCCACACCGAAAGGACGATCGGCCGACGAGCCGGCAATCCCCAATCCCGTCACAACCGATCCATCAGCCCCTAGCCCTTAA
- a CDS encoding carbohydrate ABC transporter permease: MARHQKTRALAKDRITLLTVLQLLLLILLALVVLVPLLWLVSTSLKGPAEDIFTSPPALLPAQPSLDAYGRLFQDNPLGQYLLNSTIVSLVAVVANLLFCSLAAYPLARMQFAGRGLVLALVVATILIPFQVVMIPLYLLMVQLGLRNTLLALVIPQAATAFGLYLLRQSFLGVPVELEEAARIDGCSKLGEWWNVMIPAARADLITLAMFVFIGTWSDFLWPLVILDDPQLFTLPLGLQQLASSFSNDWRVVAAGSVVSILPVLILFVILQRFILPSASGDAVKG; encoded by the coding sequence ATGGCCCGTCACCAGAAGACCCGCGCACTGGCGAAGGACCGCATCACGCTTCTCACCGTGCTTCAGCTTCTGTTGCTGATCCTGCTGGCTTTGGTGGTGCTGGTGCCGCTGCTTTGGCTCGTGAGCACGTCGCTCAAAGGCCCGGCCGAGGACATCTTCACCAGCCCTCCGGCGTTGCTACCGGCGCAACCGAGCCTCGACGCCTATGGCCGATTGTTCCAGGACAATCCTCTGGGGCAATACCTGCTGAACAGCACCATCGTGAGCCTGGTGGCTGTGGTGGCCAATCTTCTGTTCTGCTCGCTGGCGGCCTATCCCTTGGCGCGCATGCAATTTGCAGGACGGGGACTGGTTCTGGCCCTCGTGGTCGCCACCATCCTCATCCCTTTCCAGGTGGTGATGATTCCTCTCTATCTGCTGATGGTGCAGCTGGGCCTAAGAAACACCCTCCTAGCCCTCGTGATTCCCCAGGCTGCAACCGCCTTTGGCCTCTACCTTCTGCGTCAAAGTTTTCTTGGCGTGCCGGTGGAACTGGAGGAAGCCGCTCGCATCGATGGCTGCAGCAAGCTGGGTGAATGGTGGAACGTGATGATTCCGGCGGCCCGGGCCGACCTGATCACATTGGCGATGTTTGTGTTCATCGGAACGTGGAGCGACTTCCTCTGGCCCTTGGTGATCCTTGATGATCCCCAGCTGTTCACTCTGCCCCTCGGACTGCAGCAGCTTGCCAGCAGTTTCTCGAACGACTGGCGTGTCGTCGCGGCGGGGTCAGTGGTGTCGATCCTTCCGGTTTTGATCCTGTTTGTGATTCTTCAGCGCTTCATCCTTCCAAGCGCCAGTGGTGATGCGGTTAAGGGCTAG
- a CDS encoding 2-isopropylmalate synthase: MAHDPGRVLIFDTTLRDGEQSPGASLNLEEKLAIAQQLARLGVDVIEAGFPFASPGDFNAVQRIAQQVGGEQGPIICGLARASRGDIKACADAVAPAPRRRIHTFIATSDIHLEHKLRKSRQEVLAIVPEMVAYARSLVDDVEFSCEDAGRSDPEFLYEVIEAAIAAGASTINIPDTVGYTTPAEFGALIAGIDQHVPNIGDAVLSVHGHNDLGLAVANFLEAVKNGARQLECTINGIGERAGNAALEELVMALHVRRRYFNPFFGREDDSPTPLTGVRTEEITKTSRLVSNLTGMVVQPNKAIVGANAFAHESGIHQDGVLKNRLTYEIVDARTVGLSDNRISLGKLSGRSAVRARLEELGYDLSREDLDDAFARFKELADRKRDITDRDLEAIVSEQVQQPDARYQLKSVQVSCGTNLQPTATVTLLDEEGREQSEAAIGTGPVDAVCRALNALAGEPNELMEFSVKSVTEGIDAMGEVTIRLRRDGQLFSGHAADTDVVVAAAQAFVNALNRLVAGSLNPTLHPQRDATPLDASPTL; encoded by the coding sequence ATGGCCCATGATCCAGGCCGCGTTCTGATCTTCGACACCACCCTCAGGGATGGTGAGCAGTCGCCGGGCGCCAGCCTCAACCTCGAGGAAAAGCTGGCCATTGCCCAGCAACTGGCGCGGCTTGGCGTCGACGTGATCGAAGCGGGCTTTCCTTTTGCCAGTCCTGGCGATTTCAATGCCGTTCAGCGCATCGCCCAGCAGGTGGGTGGAGAGCAGGGGCCAATCATCTGCGGCCTGGCCCGCGCTTCCCGCGGGGACATCAAGGCCTGCGCGGATGCGGTGGCCCCTGCACCTCGCCGCCGCATTCACACCTTCATCGCCACCAGCGACATTCACCTCGAGCACAAACTGCGCAAGAGCCGCCAGGAGGTGTTGGCGATCGTGCCCGAGATGGTGGCTTACGCCCGCTCTCTGGTCGACGACGTGGAGTTCTCCTGCGAGGACGCCGGTCGCAGTGACCCCGAATTTCTGTATGAAGTGATCGAAGCGGCCATTGCCGCCGGCGCCAGCACGATCAACATCCCCGACACCGTGGGCTACACCACACCAGCCGAGTTCGGCGCCTTGATCGCCGGTATCGATCAGCACGTGCCCAACATCGGCGATGCCGTGCTGTCAGTGCATGGCCACAACGATCTCGGTTTGGCTGTGGCCAACTTCCTGGAGGCCGTGAAAAACGGCGCCCGCCAGCTGGAGTGCACGATCAACGGCATCGGCGAACGCGCCGGTAACGCGGCTCTGGAAGAGCTGGTGATGGCCTTGCATGTGCGTCGCCGCTACTTCAATCCCTTCTTCGGCCGAGAGGACGACTCCCCCACCCCGTTAACAGGTGTGCGCACTGAGGAGATCACGAAGACGTCGCGTTTGGTCTCCAACCTCACCGGCATGGTGGTGCAGCCCAACAAGGCAATCGTGGGTGCGAATGCCTTTGCCCATGAATCGGGCATTCACCAAGATGGCGTTCTCAAAAATCGCCTCACTTACGAGATCGTCGATGCCCGCACGGTTGGTCTCTCGGACAACCGGATCTCCCTCGGGAAGCTGAGCGGCCGCAGTGCGGTGCGTGCCCGTCTCGAAGAGCTCGGCTACGACCTCAGTCGTGAAGACCTCGACGACGCCTTCGCCCGGTTCAAGGAGTTGGCTGATCGCAAGCGCGACATCACCGATCGCGATCTTGAGGCGATCGTGAGCGAGCAGGTTCAGCAACCCGATGCCCGCTATCAGCTCAAGTCTGTGCAGGTGAGCTGCGGTACCAACCTGCAGCCCACGGCCACCGTCACCCTGCTCGATGAGGAGGGCCGAGAACAGAGTGAGGCCGCGATTGGCACAGGCCCTGTGGATGCCGTGTGCCGTGCCCTCAATGCACTGGCCGGTGAACCCAACGAACTGATGGAGTTTTCGGTGAAGTCCGTCACCGAGGGCATTGATGCCATGGGTGAGGTCACGATCCGGCTGAGACGTGACGGTCAGCTCTTTTCCGGCCATGCTGCCGACACCGACGTGGTGGTGGCTGCCGCTCAGGCTTTTGTGAATGCCCTGAATCGCCTGGTGGCCGGGTCCCTGAACCCAACCCTTCATCCCCAGCGGGATGCCACTCCTTTGGATGCCAGCCCCACCCTCTGA
- a CDS encoding glycoside hydrolase family 57 protein produces the protein MANGALALVLHAHLPYVRGAEPQSLEEDWFFQALIECYLPLLDTLEAAAADPLQEARLTMGLSPTLLSLLADRTLQSRFPAWVEARLRLLEQAPKDRREAANDLGLSFQKHLKAWKACEGDLISRFAALQRQGVVDLLTCGATHGYLPLLREHPETVRAQLRTAVREHHRLIGERPLGIWLPECAYYEGLDRWMRDAGLRYAVLDGHGLLHAEPRPRYGVYAPIVSRQGVAFFGRDSDATLPVWSARDGYPGDPLYREFHRDLGWDLPAAQVEAHGLPTGRPLGLKLHRVSDPSGGLDGKCPYEPERARQRTQEHAKHFLQGRREQLERLQAGMATEPLLVAPFDAELFGHWWFEGPHFLRELFRQGPAEGVRFTSLRGVLASSPNLQLCAPCPSSWGRGGFHDYWLNETNAWIIPEWSRAGRAMVERCSRGVGSEADLRLLHQAGRELLLAQSSDWSFILRAGTTTELAKERIERHLARFWRLMAAIDRREDLPEHWLEDVEAEDAVFPLIQPADWVSIGN, from the coding sequence GTGGCCAACGGAGCTCTCGCGCTCGTTCTCCACGCCCATCTTCCTTACGTGCGCGGAGCTGAACCGCAGTCGCTGGAAGAGGACTGGTTTTTTCAGGCCCTGATCGAGTGCTACCTGCCGCTTCTGGACACCCTGGAGGCAGCGGCAGCCGATCCTTTGCAAGAGGCTCGGCTCACCATGGGCCTGTCGCCCACCCTGCTCTCGCTGCTGGCCGACCGCACCTTGCAATCCCGGTTTCCCGCCTGGGTTGAGGCCAGGCTGAGGCTGCTGGAGCAAGCACCCAAGGATCGACGGGAGGCAGCCAACGACCTCGGCCTGTCATTTCAAAAACACCTGAAGGCCTGGAAAGCCTGCGAAGGCGATTTGATCAGCCGCTTCGCGGCTTTGCAGCGGCAGGGGGTGGTGGATTTACTCACCTGCGGGGCCACCCACGGCTATCTGCCCCTGCTGCGGGAACACCCGGAAACCGTGCGCGCCCAGCTGCGCACGGCCGTGCGCGAACACCACCGCCTGATCGGCGAACGACCGCTGGGAATCTGGCTGCCGGAATGCGCGTATTACGAGGGCCTCGACCGCTGGATGCGGGATGCCGGCCTGCGCTATGCGGTGTTGGATGGCCATGGCCTGCTCCACGCTGAGCCCCGTCCGCGTTATGGGGTCTATGCCCCGATCGTGAGCCGGCAAGGCGTGGCATTTTTCGGGCGCGACAGCGATGCCACCTTGCCGGTGTGGTCCGCAAGGGACGGCTACCCCGGTGATCCCCTGTACCGGGAATTCCACCGAGATCTGGGCTGGGATCTACCCGCAGCACAGGTCGAGGCCCATGGCCTGCCCACTGGACGTCCACTGGGTCTCAAGCTGCATCGGGTGAGTGATCCGAGCGGGGGTCTTGATGGCAAATGCCCCTATGAACCGGAGAGAGCACGCCAGCGAACACAGGAGCATGCCAAACACTTTCTGCAGGGTCGGCGCGAACAGCTCGAGCGCTTGCAGGCGGGCATGGCCACCGAGCCCCTCCTGGTGGCACCATTCGATGCCGAACTGTTTGGCCACTGGTGGTTTGAGGGGCCGCACTTTCTGCGGGAGCTCTTCCGTCAGGGGCCTGCAGAAGGCGTGCGCTTCACGAGCCTGCGCGGGGTGCTGGCTAGCAGCCCGAACCTGCAGCTGTGTGCACCGTGCCCATCCAGCTGGGGACGGGGAGGGTTTCACGATTACTGGCTCAATGAAACCAATGCTTGGATCATCCCTGAATGGAGCCGGGCCGGGCGGGCGATGGTGGAGCGCTGCAGCCGCGGCGTGGGAAGCGAAGCCGATCTGAGGCTGCTCCACCAGGCGGGCCGAGAGCTGCTGCTGGCCCAGTCATCCGATTGGAGCTTCATCCTGCGGGCCGGCACTACCACCGAACTCGCCAAGGAGAGGATCGAGCGTCACCTCGCGCGCTTCTGGCGGCTGATGGCGGCCATCGACCGGCGCGAAGACCTACCCGAGCATTGGCTGGAGGACGTGGAAGCTGAAGACGCTGTGTTCCCGCTGATTCAGCCGGCCGACTGGGTGAGCATCGGCAACTGA
- the crtL gene encoding lycopene beta cyclase codes for MAEPVDVLVLGGGPAALCIASELNQRGVAVAGIAPDPVDALWPNTYGIWADELKMVGLEHLLEHRWSDTVSYFDAGGSTAQDQSHAHGIDYGLFDRAALQRYWLERAEGVVWHQDTAERVEVAGATTNVICASGTMLQARLVIDASGSRTPHIRRPDQGPVAGQAAYGVVGRFSKPPIEADRFVLMDYRCDHLSEEQRSEPPTFLYAMDLGDGLFFVEETSLALAPGVPYDVLKQRLQQRLDQRGVQITEVIHEEFCLFPMNLPLPDRSQPLLAFGGAASMVHPASGYMVGALLRRGPDLAQSLADALANPNLSSAALAKRGWQALWPMELVLRHQLYQFGLGRLMGFNEALLRTHFSTFFSLPREEWFGFLTNTLPLPRLMAVMLRLFALSPWELRRGLVLGVSSSQLPMLTQSAG; via the coding sequence TTGGCTGAGCCGGTGGATGTGTTGGTGCTGGGGGGCGGCCCTGCCGCCCTCTGCATCGCCTCGGAACTGAACCAACGCGGTGTGGCTGTTGCGGGGATTGCCCCCGATCCGGTGGATGCCCTCTGGCCGAACACCTACGGCATTTGGGCTGATGAACTGAAGATGGTTGGGCTCGAGCACTTGCTGGAGCACCGCTGGAGCGACACCGTCAGTTATTTCGATGCAGGCGGCTCAACGGCTCAGGATCAGAGCCATGCCCACGGGATCGACTACGGCTTGTTTGATCGTGCTGCCTTGCAGCGCTACTGGCTGGAGCGAGCTGAGGGTGTGGTGTGGCATCAAGACACGGCTGAACGGGTGGAGGTTGCTGGTGCAACCACCAACGTGATCTGCGCATCGGGAACAATGTTGCAGGCGCGCCTGGTGATCGATGCTTCCGGCTCGCGCACGCCCCACATTCGCCGGCCAGATCAGGGACCGGTGGCTGGGCAGGCGGCCTACGGCGTGGTGGGGCGTTTCTCCAAGCCGCCGATTGAAGCGGATCGGTTTGTGCTGATGGACTACCGCTGCGATCACCTCAGTGAGGAACAGCGCAGCGAACCACCCACGTTTTTGTACGCGATGGATCTGGGCGATGGGTTGTTCTTTGTGGAGGAGACGTCGCTCGCATTGGCACCGGGGGTGCCCTACGACGTGCTCAAGCAACGGCTGCAGCAGCGCTTGGATCAGCGGGGCGTGCAGATCACCGAGGTGATCCATGAGGAGTTCTGCCTCTTCCCGATGAACCTGCCGCTGCCAGACCGGAGCCAGCCGCTGCTGGCTTTTGGTGGTGCGGCGAGCATGGTGCATCCGGCTTCGGGCTACATGGTGGGAGCGCTGCTGCGGCGGGGGCCTGATCTGGCCCAATCCTTAGCGGATGCCCTTGCCAATCCAAACCTGAGCTCAGCGGCCTTGGCAAAACGGGGTTGGCAGGCGCTCTGGCCGATGGAGCTGGTGCTGCGCCATCAGCTTTATCAGTTTGGGCTGGGGCGGTTGATGGGCTTCAACGAAGCTCTATTGCGCACCCATTTCTCTACTTTCTTCTCTCTGCCCCGGGAGGAGTGGTTTGGCTTCCTCACCAACACCCTGCCGTTGCCGCGCTTAATGGCGGTGATGCTGCGCTTGTTTGCTTTATCCCCTTGGGAGTTGCGGCGGGGGTTGGTGCTGGGTGTTTCTTCTTCTCAGTTGCCGATGCTCACCCAGTCGGCCGGCTGA
- the gyrA gene encoding DNA gyrase subunit A, whose translation MADPVGPGSGGPGDSDDRIIQTDLRIEMSRSYLEYAMSVIVGRALPDARDGLKPVHRRILYAMYELGLTSDRPYRKCARVVGEVLGKYHPHGDTAVYDALVRMAQDFSMSMPLIDGHGNFGSVDNDPPAAMRYTESRLKALTTDSLLEDIEAETVDYVDNFDGSQQEPTVLPSRIPQLLLNGSAGIAVGMATNIPPHNLGELIAGLLALIENPELSDQELMALIPGPDFPTGGQILGRTGIKETYLSGRGSVTMRGVAAIETLEVPGRPDRDAVIITALPYQTNKAAMIERIAEMVNDKKLEGISDIRDESDRDGMRIVVELRRDAYPQVVLNNLYKLTPLQSNFSAHMLALVNGEPILLTLRKMLEVFLDFRVETIERRTRYFLRKAEERDHILLGLLLALDQLDPIIALIRAAPDTATARQQLQERHGLSDVQADAILQMQLRRLTALEADKIRLEHEDLVTKIADYKDILGRRERVFGIIQDELAQLRDRHAIPRRTEILDLGGGLDDIDLIANERSVVLLTETGYLKRMPVSEFEATSRGTRGKAGTRSQGEEAVKLFIGCNDHDTLLLFSDRGVSYALPAYRVPQCSRTAKGTPVVQLLPIPREEMITSLLAVSEFNDDTDLLMLTQGGFIKRTRLSAFSNIRSNGLIAIGLEEGDALTWVRLAVPGDSVLIGSRAGMTIHFRLSDDELRPLGRTARGVRSMNLRDGDALVSMDVLPVELADRVAQSSDDDSGDDEAGAASDGPWVLVASASGLGKRVPVTQFRLQKRAGMGLRAIKFRTDADALVGLRVLGAGEEVLLVSEKGVIVRTSADSIPQQSRAATGVRLQRLDKGDRLSEVVLVPPEAESDAESDEVTDAETEGEAAETAVSSEPQDS comes from the coding sequence ATGGCGGATCCAGTGGGGCCAGGCAGTGGTGGTCCCGGAGATTCCGACGATCGGATCATCCAGACGGATCTGCGCATCGAGATGTCGCGCTCGTATCTCGAGTACGCGATGAGCGTGATCGTGGGCCGGGCGTTGCCCGATGCTCGCGATGGCCTGAAACCCGTGCATCGGCGCATTCTTTATGCGATGTACGAGCTCGGGCTCACCAGCGATCGGCCTTACCGAAAATGTGCCCGTGTGGTGGGTGAGGTGCTTGGTAAGTACCACCCCCACGGCGACACGGCGGTTTACGACGCCCTGGTGCGCATGGCCCAGGACTTCTCCATGTCGATGCCCCTGATCGACGGCCATGGCAATTTCGGATCGGTGGACAACGATCCGCCGGCGGCCATGCGTTACACGGAATCGCGGCTGAAGGCGCTCACCACCGACAGCCTGCTGGAAGACATCGAGGCGGAGACGGTCGATTACGTCGACAACTTCGATGGCTCTCAGCAAGAGCCCACGGTGTTGCCGTCGCGAATTCCTCAGCTGTTACTGAATGGGTCTGCCGGCATCGCCGTGGGGATGGCCACCAACATCCCTCCTCACAACCTGGGGGAGTTGATCGCCGGCCTGCTCGCACTGATCGAGAACCCCGAACTCAGTGATCAGGAGTTGATGGCTCTGATCCCTGGGCCGGACTTTCCGACGGGAGGCCAGATTCTTGGCCGCACAGGCATCAAGGAGACCTATCTGAGCGGGCGCGGGTCCGTGACGATGCGCGGCGTGGCAGCGATCGAGACCCTTGAGGTCCCTGGTCGCCCGGACCGTGATGCCGTGATCATCACTGCGCTGCCATACCAGACCAACAAGGCGGCGATGATTGAGCGCATCGCCGAGATGGTGAACGACAAGAAGCTCGAGGGGATTTCCGACATCCGCGATGAGAGCGACCGCGATGGCATGCGCATCGTTGTGGAGCTGCGCAGGGATGCCTATCCCCAGGTGGTGCTGAACAACCTCTACAAACTCACCCCACTGCAGAGCAATTTCAGCGCGCACATGTTGGCGCTGGTGAATGGGGAACCGATCCTGCTCACCTTGCGCAAGATGCTCGAGGTGTTCCTCGACTTCCGGGTCGAGACCATCGAACGGCGCACCCGTTATTTCTTGCGCAAGGCCGAAGAGCGGGACCACATCCTGTTGGGCTTGCTGCTGGCCCTCGATCAGCTCGACCCGATCATTGCCTTGATCAGGGCTGCTCCCGATACGGCGACTGCACGCCAACAACTGCAGGAGCGTCATGGTTTGTCTGACGTGCAAGCGGACGCGATCCTGCAGATGCAGCTGCGCCGCCTTACAGCTCTGGAGGCGGACAAGATCCGGCTAGAGCATGAGGATCTGGTCACCAAGATTGCCGATTACAAGGACATCCTTGGCCGGCGCGAGCGGGTGTTCGGAATCATCCAGGACGAACTGGCCCAGTTGCGCGACCGCCATGCCATCCCCCGGCGCACTGAAATTCTCGATCTTGGGGGTGGTCTGGATGACATCGACCTGATCGCCAATGAGCGCTCGGTGGTGCTGCTCACCGAAACCGGTTATCTCAAGCGCATGCCGGTGAGCGAGTTCGAAGCCACCAGTCGTGGTACCCGCGGCAAGGCCGGCACCCGTAGCCAAGGGGAGGAGGCCGTGAAGCTGTTCATCGGCTGCAACGACCACGACACCCTGCTGTTGTTCAGCGACCGGGGCGTGTCCTATGCCCTGCCGGCCTATCGGGTGCCCCAATGCAGCCGAACCGCCAAGGGCACGCCAGTGGTGCAGTTGCTGCCGATTCCGCGCGAGGAGATGATCACTTCGCTGCTGGCGGTGTCGGAGTTCAACGACGACACCGATCTGCTGATGCTCACCCAGGGGGGCTTCATCAAGCGCACGCGCCTGTCGGCCTTCAGCAACATCCGCTCCAACGGTTTGATTGCTATCGGCCTGGAGGAAGGCGATGCGCTCACCTGGGTGCGCCTGGCGGTACCGGGCGACAGCGTGCTGATCGGCTCACGGGCCGGCATGACCATTCACTTCCGTCTCAGTGACGATGAGCTGCGGCCCCTCGGACGCACCGCCCGCGGCGTGCGCTCGATGAATCTGCGCGACGGTGATGCCCTGGTGAGCATGGATGTGTTGCCCGTGGAGCTGGCCGATCGGGTGGCCCAGAGCAGCGACGACGACTCAGGCGATGACGAGGCCGGCGCGGCTAGTGATGGTCCCTGGGTGCTGGTGGCTTCGGCCTCTGGTTTGGGCAAGCGCGTGCCCGTCACCCAGTTCCGTCTTCAGAAGCGGGCGGGCATGGGCCTGCGGGCGATCAAGTTCCGCACCGATGCCGATGCCTTGGTCGGCCTGCGGGTGCTTGGCGCGGGCGAAGAGGTGTTGCTGGTGAGCGAGAAGGGCGTGATTGTGCGCACCAGCGCCGATTCCATTCCCCAGCAGTCACGGGCGGCCACGGGGGTGCGCCTCCAGCGGCTCGACAAGGGCGATCGTCTCTCCGAGGTGGTGCTGGTACCGCCGGAAGCCGAATCCGATGCTGAGTCGGATGAGGTGACCGACGCTGAAACGGAAGGCGAGGCTGCTGAGACTGCCGTTAGCTCTGAGCCCCAGGACAGCTGA
- a CDS encoding CAAD domain-containing protein, which produces MASDTPSESKPTQADITVLGQEDVQNAAPAPDPAPAPAADPAPTPELTSPSIAERVSVPETPSSSDGSEDGGEWDLLSTKVRQWWSENDLADQWQRLRKPLLLTAGLIAFVLVLRIYGGILDAIATIPLAPRLFELVGVIYATWFATTRLVRSEERRKISAGVSDLWSSMRGKQST; this is translated from the coding sequence ATGGCGTCCGACACACCCTCCGAATCAAAGCCCACCCAAGCCGACATCACGGTGCTAGGCCAAGAGGATGTTCAAAACGCAGCCCCGGCTCCAGACCCAGCTCCTGCTCCGGCGGCAGACCCAGCCCCAACTCCCGAACTCACCTCGCCCTCGATCGCCGAGCGCGTGAGCGTTCCTGAAACGCCCTCCAGTAGCGACGGCTCAGAGGATGGCGGTGAATGGGATCTACTCAGCACCAAGGTTCGCCAGTGGTGGAGCGAGAACGATCTGGCCGATCAATGGCAGCGGCTGCGCAAGCCGCTGCTGCTCACGGCAGGGCTGATCGCCTTCGTTCTCGTGCTCAGAATCTATGGAGGGATCCTGGATGCCATTGCCACCATTCCCCTCGCCCCACGACTCTTTGAGCTGGTGGGCGTGATTTACGCCACCTGGTTTGCCACCACACGCCTGGTTCGCAGCGAGGAGCGACGCAAAATCAGCGCCGGGGTCAGCGACCTCTGGAGCAGCATGCGCGGCAAGCAATCCACTTGA